From one Anaerolineae bacterium genomic stretch:
- a CDS encoding sigma-70 family RNA polymerase sigma factor: MKILLHGAMMSIPHAASTPEEQAEVLRACQGDTEAFDRLVARYYRRVYTLCLSLLEDPDEAEEATQEAFWRAYRNLKRYDPSRSFRTWLLSIAAHHAIDRLRRRRARAPWSEALPAETLTPEEHLLAQEERERIRRLVGQLPPLERALILLRYWEGASYREMAQALRLSESAVKSRLFRARRALAQAYRAELATLEEPSHA; this comes from the coding sequence ATGAAAATCCTTCTCCACGGAGCCATGATGTCCATACCCCACGCCGCGTCCACCCCTGAGGAGCAAGCCGAGGTGCTCCGGGCCTGTCAGGGCGATACCGAAGCCTTCGACAGGCTGGTGGCGCGCTATTACCGGCGGGTGTACACCCTTTGCCTGAGCCTGCTGGAGGACCCCGACGAAGCGGAGGAGGCCACGCAAGAGGCCTTCTGGCGGGCTTACCGGAACCTGAAGAGATACGACCCATCACGCTCTTTCCGCACCTGGCTGCTGAGCATCGCGGCCCATCACGCCATTGACCGATTACGCCGTCGCCGAGCCAGGGCCCCCTGGAGCGAAGCGCTTCCGGCAGAGACCCTCACGCCCGAAGAACACCTCCTGGCCCAGGAGGAGCGGGAACGCATCCGCCGGCTGGTGGGGCAACTCCCTCCCCTAGAACGCGCGCTGATCCTGCTGCGCTACTGGGAGGGCGCATCGTACCGCGAGATGGCCCAGGCCCTCCGCCTCAGCGAAAGCGCGGTCAAGAGCCGCCTGTTCCGTGCCCGGCGAGCCCTGGCCCAGGCTTATCGCGCCGAACTGGCCACACTCGAGGAGCCGTCCCATGCATGA
- the upp gene encoding uracil phosphoribosyltransferase translates to MSQVFVSHHPLIEHKLTLLRDKRIDSTRFRQLVREIATLLTYEATRDLATEPLEVETPLMKAQGVQLRDRIGLVPILRAGLGMVEGVWALLPSAQVWHIGLYRDERTLKPVEYYNKFPVEPTVSLCLILDPMLATGGSAVATADILKRWGVKRIKFVGLIGAPEGIALMQERHPDIPIHLAAVDERLNERGYILPGLGDAGDRQFGTG, encoded by the coding sequence ATGTCTCAGGTCTTCGTTTCCCATCACCCCCTCATTGAACACAAACTCACCCTCTTGCGGGATAAACGCATCGACTCTACCCGGTTTCGGCAACTGGTGCGCGAAATCGCCACGCTGCTCACTTATGAGGCCACCCGCGATCTGGCCACCGAGCCTCTGGAAGTGGAAACGCCCCTGATGAAGGCCCAGGGCGTGCAATTGCGGGATCGCATCGGTCTGGTGCCTATCCTGCGGGCCGGGCTGGGCATGGTGGAGGGCGTGTGGGCCCTGTTGCCCTCGGCGCAGGTGTGGCACATCGGCCTCTACCGCGATGAGCGTACCTTGAAGCCGGTGGAATATTACAACAAATTCCCCGTGGAGCCGACGGTGTCGCTGTGCCTGATTCTTGACCCCATGCTGGCCACCGGAGGCTCTGCCGTGGCCACGGCGGATATCCTCAAGCGCTGGGGCGTGAAGCGCATCAAGTTCGTCGGGCTGATCGGCGCGCCGGAAGGCATCGCGTTGATGCAAGAACGCCACCCGGACATCCCCATCCATCTGGCGGCGGTGGACGAGCGGCTCAACGAGCGCGGGTACATTCTGCCCGGCTTGGGTGATGCGGGAGACCGTCAGTTCGGCACGGGGTGA
- a CDS encoding glycosyltransferase has product MKAKRPRLSVLLPVFNAEDTLHEALESLRRQTFQDFEIVAIDDGSTDSTPRLLAAWATREPRLRVVRRPHHGVVAALQAGLALCRAPLVARMDADDIALPQRLAAQVSFLEAHPQVAVVGCQVEPFPPHRVGQGLRRYLAWQNALLDDAAIRREIFVESPLTHPSVVFRREVVLSVGGYRDPGWPEDYDLWLRLYLAGARFGKIPQVLLRWRERPNRLTRIDPRCTTENLQRAKAFYLAHGPLTDRDAVFLWGAGPTGRRLGRMLLSFGVPLRAYIDIDPRKIGRTRHGLPVHAPEALSKLWAEAHHPALVAAVGAAGARALIRQRLKAQGLIEGEDWWFAA; this is encoded by the coding sequence ATGAAGGCCAAACGTCCCCGGCTCTCGGTGCTGCTTCCCGTCTTCAACGCCGAAGACACGCTGCACGAGGCCCTGGAAAGCCTGCGGCGGCAGACCTTCCAGGACTTCGAGATCGTGGCCATCGACGACGGCTCCACGGACAGCACCCCGCGCCTGTTGGCGGCCTGGGCCACGCGGGAGCCGCGGCTGCGGGTAGTGCGTCGCCCTCATCACGGGGTGGTCGCCGCCCTTCAGGCCGGCCTGGCCCTGTGCCGCGCGCCCCTGGTGGCCCGGATGGACGCCGACGACATCGCCCTGCCCCAACGGCTGGCTGCCCAGGTGTCCTTTCTGGAAGCGCATCCTCAGGTGGCCGTGGTGGGCTGCCAGGTGGAGCCCTTCCCCCCGCACCGGGTGGGGCAGGGCCTGCGGCGCTACTTAGCCTGGCAAAACGCCCTGCTCGACGATGCGGCCATCCGGCGGGAAATCTTCGTCGAAAGCCCCCTCACCCACCCCAGCGTGGTCTTCCGCCGTGAGGTGGTGCTTTCCGTGGGCGGCTATCGTGACCCCGGATGGCCGGAAGATTACGACTTGTGGCTGCGCCTGTACCTGGCTGGCGCCCGCTTCGGCAAGATCCCTCAGGTGCTGCTGCGCTGGCGCGAGCGGCCCAATCGCCTCACGCGCATTGACCCCCGCTGCACCACCGAGAACTTGCAGCGGGCCAAGGCCTTCTACCTGGCCCACGGGCCGCTGACCGACCGGGATGCCGTGTTCCTCTGGGGCGCCGGGCCCACCGGACGCCGCTTAGGGCGGATGCTCCTGTCCTTCGGCGTGCCCCTGCGCGCTTACATCGACATCGACCCCAGAAAAATCGGGCGCACCCGCCACGGCCTCCCCGTCCACGCGCCGGAAGCCCTCTCCAAGTTGTGGGCCGAGGCTCACCACCCCGCCCTGGTGGCCGCCGTGGGCGCCGCCGGGGCCCGGGCTCTGATCCGCCAGCGCCTGAAAGCGCAAGGGCTGATCGAGGGCGAGGATTGGTGGTTCGCCGCCTAA
- a CDS encoding mechanosensitive ion channel, translating to MTTITFQEWLLVAASFLPRLIMALVLFVAGLVVSGWLGKALGVLLRRRKTDPEVILLLQQLTRWGLMALFTVVALQQVGFDMTAFLTGLGVLGFTVGFAIQDVSKNFVAGVLLLLQQPFDIGDAIQVGDYAGVVLNINLRATEMRTWDGRRVYIPNADVYTQAIINYTRTQARRIEITVGVAYDTDLTQAREAALEAVRSVPGVQEDPAPTVVFHTFGESSIDFTVYFWIDPKETGLWEAKSAAVQVVHRVFQEKGIEIPFPIRTVYLHQ from the coding sequence ATGACGACCATCACTTTTCAGGAATGGCTCCTCGTCGCAGCGAGTTTCCTGCCGCGCCTCATCATGGCGCTGGTGCTCTTCGTGGCCGGATTGGTGGTTTCGGGTTGGCTGGGAAAGGCTTTGGGCGTTTTGCTGCGCCGCCGTAAGACGGACCCGGAAGTGATCCTGCTTTTGCAGCAACTCACCCGCTGGGGGCTGATGGCCCTGTTCACTGTGGTGGCCTTGCAGCAGGTGGGCTTTGATATGACGGCCTTCCTCACCGGTTTGGGGGTGCTGGGCTTCACCGTGGGCTTTGCCATTCAGGATGTGAGCAAGAACTTCGTGGCTGGGGTTTTGCTGTTGTTGCAGCAGCCTTTTGACATCGGCGACGCCATCCAGGTGGGCGATTACGCCGGGGTGGTGTTGAACATCAACCTGCGGGCCACCGAGATGCGTACCTGGGACGGCCGGCGGGTCTACATCCCCAACGCCGATGTGTACACCCAGGCGATCATCAACTACACCCGCACCCAGGCCCGCCGCATCGAGATCACGGTGGGCGTGGCCTATGACACGGATCTGACCCAAGCCCGTGAGGCGGCGCTGGAAGCCGTGCGTTCGGTGCCCGGCGTGCAGGAGGACCCTGCTCCCACCGTCGTTTTCCACACCTTTGGCGAGTCCTCCATTGACTTTACCGTGTACTTCTGGATCGACCCCAAAGAGACCGGTCTTTGGGAGGCCAAGAGCGCCGCGGTCCAGGTTGTTCATCGGGTGTTCCAGGAGAAGGGCATCGAGATTCCCTTCCCCATCCGGACGGTGTATCTGCACCAGTGA
- the amrA gene encoding AmmeMemoRadiSam system protein A yields the protein MARLSEEERQVLLRLAREALEHSVHGRKLPPLDWDSLPPRLKEPGATFVTLTKNGRLRGCIGALEAHQPLAEDVREHAIAAALHDPRFPPVTPDELDDIRLEVSYLTPPEPLPYERPEDLLRRLRPHVDGVVLSDGWRKATFLPQVWDQLPTPATFLSHLCLKMGAPADCWLTQPLQVWTYQVEKFHEPGFREEQTT from the coding sequence ATGGCCCGTTTGAGCGAGGAAGAACGCCAGGTCCTGCTGCGCTTGGCCCGCGAGGCCCTGGAGCATAGCGTCCATGGTCGCAAACTGCCTCCCCTGGATTGGGACAGCCTGCCCCCGCGCCTGAAAGAGCCGGGAGCCACCTTCGTCACCCTCACCAAAAATGGGCGGCTGCGGGGGTGCATCGGCGCGTTGGAGGCCCATCAGCCTCTGGCCGAAGATGTGCGCGAGCACGCCATTGCCGCTGCGCTGCACGATCCGCGCTTCCCTCCGGTGACCCCCGACGAGTTGGATGATATTCGCCTGGAAGTCTCCTACCTCACGCCGCCGGAGCCCCTGCCCTATGAGCGCCCCGAGGACCTGCTGCGCCGTCTGCGCCCCCATGTGGACGGCGTGGTGCTCTCCGACGGCTGGCGCAAGGCCACCTTCCTCCCTCAGGTGTGGGATCAGTTGCCCACCCCGGCCACCTTCCTGAGCCATCTATGCCTCAAAATGGGTGCCCCGGCCGACTGCTGGTTGACCCAACCCTTGCAGGTATGGACCTATCAGGTGGAGAAGTTCCACGAGCCGGGCTTTCGAGAAGAACAGACGACTTGA
- a CDS encoding flavin reductase family protein: MTLPLPEALRQAMRRWASGVTVVSTLYQGQPYGMTVSSLTSVSLDPPYVLVSLARDAQTRQAVLEAGFFGVTILAEHQADLSERFAGQVEGPERFHGVETLTLVTGAPLLAEGLAYLDCRVAQTLEVGTHTLVIGAVQAARKGHAALPLVYFNRDYHRLAR; the protein is encoded by the coding sequence ATGACGCTTCCCTTGCCCGAGGCGCTGCGTCAGGCCATGCGTCGCTGGGCCAGCGGAGTGACCGTGGTCAGCACCCTCTACCAGGGACAGCCCTACGGCATGACGGTCAGTTCGCTGACCTCGGTCTCCCTGGATCCGCCTTACGTTCTGGTCTCCCTGGCGCGCGACGCGCAAACGCGCCAGGCCGTGCTGGAAGCCGGTTTCTTCGGCGTGACCATCCTGGCCGAACACCAGGCCGACCTGTCCGAGCGTTTCGCCGGTCAGGTCGAGGGGCCGGAGCGCTTTCACGGTGTGGAGACCCTGACCCTGGTCACCGGCGCGCCGCTGCTCGCCGAGGGGCTGGCCTATCTCGATTGCCGGGTGGCCCAGACGCTAGAGGTGGGCACCCACACTCTGGTCATCGGCGCGGTCCAGGCCGCACGCAAAGGCCACGCCGCCCTCCCCCTGGTGTACTTCAACCGCGATTACCATCGCCTGGCCCGCTGA